DNA from Aliarcobacter butzleri:
GATAGTTGTTCTATTTCTTTTTCTTGTTCTTTGTTTATTTCAGCTAAATAACTATCATAAAGTTTTGTTTTTTTATCTTGTTCCTTTTCTGTTAGCTCAATATCTTTTGGAAATAGTTCATTATATTTTTTCTTTTTTATTTCTATATATTTATTATCAATAGTTTCTTTTACACTTTCAAAAGCTTTTATCAAAAATCCACCACTTCCTGCACAAGGGTCACATATAAGTTCATTTGCTTGAGGGTTTAATAAATCAACCATAAAATTCACGATTACTCTTGGAGTAAAAAACTGTCCTAATTCTCCTCTAAATGTTCTACCTAAAAAAGTTTCAAAAGCAATACCTTTTACATCTTCACTTGTAGCAGTTAAATTATAAATTTCTAGTTCTTGCACGATTTCAAGAAAACTATTTTCTTTTATTTTGATTTTTTCATTTTCTTCAAATATTCCATCATCTTTAAAAGCATTTTTTACACCATCAAATTTTTCTTCAAGATAAGTTTTTGAAGTCTCTTTTCTTTGAACTCTTTTTTCATGAACTTCCATTTCTTTTTTAACTTTTTGTTTAGAAAAAATTAATGTGTCATCATCTGGACTTTTTTCATACATAATTTTTAGAAATAAAATTTTACTGATTTCATCAAATGAAGCTTCTGGAGAAAGTTTGTCATTATTTCTAATAATATTGTGGCATTTGTGAAGTAACTTTGCAAACTCATCACCTGTAAACTCTTTTGTCTTAGATAATATGTCTTCTAACTTTTCATTATCAACTATATCTTTTGCTTGAGGAATTTCACCAACAGGTTGTAAGCTTAAAGGAAGTTCTTCTTCTATCGTTTTATAAATTTTTACTATTTTCCCATTACTTATTACAAAAAGTTTTGCTCTGCTCCAAGTTGCATAATTATAACCTTGATAAAAATCTTCTGGTTTTAGAGTTATTGCTTCTGCTTTTAGTTCAACAACTAAAAAAGCTGTTTTATTTTGTTCTTTCTCTTCTTTTGTTCTCCATACAACTATATCTGCACTTGCTCGTCCCGTTCCTCTATTTGAAGATGTTAATTGTACTTCTTGAGCCATTTGCTCTAATGTATATCCATAATCATTTATAAGCCTACAAATAAACTCTTGTCTAACTTTTTCTTCTGGTTTTGCTTCAAGATATTTATTTTGAAGTGGTGCAAATATTTTGCCTTTTT
Protein-coding regions in this window:
- a CDS encoding N-6 DNA methylase is translated as MEYKDKFDIEEIIVEDRKTGKEKSVTIYKPKYEKGKIFAPLQNKYLEAKPEEKVRQEFICRLINDYGYTLEQMAQEVQLTSSNRGTGRASADIVVWRTKEEKEQNKTAFLVVELKAEAITLKPEDFYQGYNYATWSRAKLFVISNGKIVKIYKTIEEELPLSLQPVGEIPQAKDIVDNEKLEDILSKTKEFTGDEFAKLLHKCHNIIRNNDKLSPEASFDEISKILFLKIMYEKSPDDDTLIFSKQKVKKEMEVHEKRVQRKETSKTYLEEKFDGVKNAFKDDGIFEENEKIKIKENSFLEIVQELEIYNLTATSEDVKGIAFETFLGRTFRGELGQFFTPRVIVNFMVDLLNPQANELICDPCAGSGGFLIKAFESVKETIDNKYIEIKKKKYNELFPKDIELTEKEQDKKTKLYDSYLAEINKEQEKEIEQLSKRAIFGTDANPRMARVSKMNMIMHGDGHNGIHHNDGLLNVNGIFHNRFDVILTNPPFGTTLSQNSPIVEEDSKYRNDQLIETYIKKYGEELYYKAGFTETFNYANIEHRLKAKELYLEKMNQVTHNFGKPIRGLFEVGKSAGQTEVLFIERCLDLLRDGGRMGIVLPEGVLNSSNLQNAREYFESRAKILLIVSLPQEIFISSGATVKTSLVFLKKFTADEKVQYESIKEKAIKEITAKYQKELDDIEEKLSLKGKEALNKDEKKELKQRQTELNNLINTELKEQIKQKFDYQIPIADIKKAGINSTGGKDENQLPELKKAFSEYRTTNNLWEVVK